The DNA window CCCGGCCTCTTTGGCCCTGCGCCAGTTCTTGTTGAACATCGGATCTAGGTGATCGCCACCGTCGGTCGCTTTCAAATAGACGAAGTTTGCGCCCTGTGCCTGCAACGTCTCCCAATCGATCTCACCCTGCCAGCGCGAAACGTCGACGCCGTGCACGGCAAGTTTTCTCGGCGAGGAACTGCCGAAGTTGATAGGTTTGGCGTCACGGAAACGACGGCTGTAGATTTGTGCTCGTGCTTGCGGAGCCGCGGCGATCGCAGGGCTGGCCGGCATGAGCAACGCGACCGGTTTTTCCGCGGGGATCGGTACGTCGCCGGTCCTGGCCGTGGGCGTGGGTAGGAATGCCTGCGGCTCCGAGGGCGGCGCCGTCCAGCCCAATGCTTGCTGCTGGGCATCCTGTCGCTGGGTCACCTGCACAGTAGCGTTGCCTACGCTAGCAGAGGGTACAGGGCCGCTCGATCGAGTGATGGAACTGGTCGTTTCTTGCGACGGTGTTCCGGCCTCTTCCGAACCGGAACTGGCGACGCAAGCCGATAAGATGAGGGAAGCAAGAAAAATTGCTGACACAGCCGATAGACGCATAGGAACCCGTACGCAAAAACAACAGTCGACGACCGAATCCATGCCGTCGGAAAACCACCGACATGAAATGCTAACGGACAATTACCAAAAAAGATTGAATCCAATCTTTACGGTTCAGCGACCAACGTCGCTGCGCGAAGAGAAAGCGACATCGCCATTGATCGTCGTCGGTTTGGCGCGCGCCGGGTCAGGACCGGCGGGCGCCGCTTCGTTCGCGGGAGAGAAGCCTCAGCCAGGGAGCGGAATGAAACACGCTCATGAGCAGGTACATCGGGACCATTCCGCTGAGCGGTGAAGCCCCGTGCGCGGCAGAGCAGAGCATATCCTCGCCGCCGGTGGCAGCTGTCAGCAGCGCCATAACCGCAAATGCCGGCGCCGCTGCCAGGGGTAGCCAACGGGAGATGCCAGTGGCGGGAACGTTGTCGCTGAGGCCGCCGGCAGAACCGCTGCCGACGGGTGAGGCCTGATTTGTGCTGTTGGATTGGAGAGACATCGAACGTCAACCCCGACCATATTTGTCATGGTGGCGCCACCAGATACCGTCCTCGTTGCGTCCCTTGGGGGCACGGTCGAGCCATTGGTACATGCCCCAAAGGCCGTCCAGCCCGCGCGCATAGCTGGAATAGGTGTGGTAAACGATGCCGTCGTCGAGCACGAAGGCGCTCATGCCCGGCCTGTCGCGCGTAAATGTAGCAGCGTCGGTTCCGGTCATGGCTGCTATTTGTGTAACCGGTCCCTCGGTCTTGCCTGCGACAAGCTGAGGCGAGGGCGCTTCGCGGCGGAAGTTATATTCTATACCACCGTCGCGCTGTTGCTCCTCGGTGAACAAAACGCTGAAGTCGCGGTTAAAATCACTGCCGAACGAAGATGCCCACGGGAAGATCCAACCCATCCGCTGCTTGAAAGCTTGCAGCTTTGCGAGCGGTGCACGCGATATCGCCGAGAAGGCGACGTCGTGGTTTTCGAGATGGACGACGAAGCCGTTGAACCCATCCGCGATCGAAGAGCAGGAGGGGCACCCGGCCGTATAGTCGGGGCCGAACATGAAGTGGTAGACGAGAAGCTGCGAGCGCCCTTTGAAGAGATCCGCGAGCGAGGCGCGTCCCTCGTCAGTCTCGAACCGATAATCCTTGCCGATTCTGACCCACGGCAATGCTTGACGCCGCAGTGCCAGCTCGTCGCTGCGCCGCGTCAGCTCCTTCTCATCCTCGAGCAGATCGAGCCTCGCGGCCAACCACTCTTCCCGTGTCGCGGTCAAATGTGCCGTCATTGTTCTTCTCCTTTGACTGTCTGTCGTCGTATCACTCAAGATGCAACGTGTTGGTTGGTGGCCGTAATAAAATACGCCGCCTGCTGAAATGAGGGGAGTTACAAGTTTGACGGGATTTCGATGGACTCGATGATCACCGCTGCGGCGCGGGCGCTGGCCACGGGTGACCCTCTTGGGGCATTGAAGCGGGTCGCCCTGCGTGACGACGCGCCCGCACTGGCGCTGAGAGGCATCGCAATGGCACAGCTCGGCGATCTCGTCCGGGCAAAGGTGCTCCTCAAGAATGCTGCGCGCGCGTTCGGTCCGAAAGAGGCCATGGCTCGCGCGCGCTGTATTGTCGCCGAGGCTGAGATTGCACTCGTGTCGCGCGACCTTGCCTGGCCGGCTAAGGCGCTTGCTGCGGCGCGGGCGACGCTTGAAGCGCACGGCGACCGGATGAATGCCGCCCATGCACGCAATCTCGAGGTCAGGCGGCTGCTCCTGATCGGCCATCTCGATGAGGCCGAGCGGATGCTTGCCGAGCTCGATCCGACCCTGCTGCCTCCTGTTTCGAGGGCCGCTTACGAGTTGGTGGTTGCCGGAATCGCCGTTCGGCGCCTGCAGACGAAGGCAGCGCGCGCGGCACTCACCCGAGCCGAGCAGGCTGCGCGGGCAGCGAACATTCCCGCGCTGGCGGCGGAGGTAGAAAGCGCTTCCCTTGTCCTGAATACGCCTGCGGCGCGCTTGGTCCGTCGTGGCGAGGAACGCCCGCTCCTGCTTGAAGAGGTGGAGACGCTTCTGGCATCGGGAGAACTCGTCGTGGACGCATGCCGAAATGTCGTTCGGAACGCGGGCGGCGTCGTTTCACTTGCGACGCGCCCGGTGTTGTTCGCGCTTGCCCGTGCGCTGGGTGAGGCCTGGCCCGGAGACGTGCCGAGGAACACCCTCCTCGCACGCGCCTTCCGGGCGAAACATGCCGATGAATCGCATCGCGCACGGCTGCGGGTCGAAATGGGGCGGCTCCGCGCGGAGCTTCGGACGCTGGCGGACGTCAAGGCGACGAAGGGAGGCTTTACGCTGGTGCCGCGCCGCGGGCGCAAGGTCGTGGTGCTGGCGCCACCTGTTGAGGAGCAGCATGCAGCCGTGCTTGCCTTCCTTGCCGACGGAGAATCCTGGTCAAGTTCGGCTCTTGCGATTGCGCTTGGGGCTAGCCCGCGTACAGTGCAGCGGGCACTTGAACAA is part of the Rhizobium jaguaris genome and encodes:
- a CDS encoding helix-turn-helix domain-containing protein, which encodes MDSMITAAARALATGDPLGALKRVALRDDAPALALRGIAMAQLGDLVRAKVLLKNAARAFGPKEAMARARCIVAEAEIALVSRDLAWPAKALAAARATLEAHGDRMNAAHARNLEVRRLLLIGHLDEAERMLAELDPTLLPPVSRAAYELVVAGIAVRRLQTKAARAALTRAEQAARAANIPALAAEVESASLVLNTPAARLVRRGEERPLLLEEVETLLASGELVVDACRNVVRNAGGVVSLATRPVLFALARALGEAWPGDVPRNTLLARAFRAKHADESHRARLRVEMGRLRAELRTLADVKATKGGFTLVPRRGRKVVVLAPPVEEQHAAVLAFLADGESWSSSALAIALGASPRTVQRALEQLAAAGKVQSLGLGRARRWMTPPVLGFPTILLLPGPLLNE
- a CDS encoding glycoside hydrolase family 25 protein, with protein sequence MRLSAVSAIFLASLILSACVASSGSEEAGTPSQETTSSITRSSGPVPSASVGNATVQVTQRQDAQQQALGWTAPPSEPQAFLPTPTARTGDVPIPAEKPVALLMPASPAIAAAPQARAQIYSRRFRDAKPINFGSSSPRKLAVHGVDVSRWQGEIDWETLQAQGANFVYLKATDGGDHLDPMFNKNWRRAKEAGLKRGAYHFFYWCRTAGEQADWFIRNVPREAGALPPVIDVEWNGDSSCKRRLSREHVLEKMQVFMDKLERYYGQRPIIYTSPDFYRDNLKGEFADYPFWLRSVAAHPSKVYPGRKWLFWQYSGSGLSHGVEGRIDLNAFHGSEEEWHHWVASRSN
- a CDS encoding DUF899 domain-containing protein, with amino-acid sequence MTAHLTATREEWLAARLDLLEDEKELTRRSDELALRRQALPWVRIGKDYRFETDEGRASLADLFKGRSQLLVYHFMFGPDYTAGCPSCSSIADGFNGFVVHLENHDVAFSAISRAPLAKLQAFKQRMGWIFPWASSFGSDFNRDFSVLFTEEQQRDGGIEYNFRREAPSPQLVAGKTEGPVTQIAAMTGTDAATFTRDRPGMSAFVLDDGIVYHTYSSYARGLDGLWGMYQWLDRAPKGRNEDGIWWRHHDKYGRG